The following proteins are co-located in the Silene latifolia isolate original U9 population chromosome 1, ASM4854445v1, whole genome shotgun sequence genome:
- the LOC141608291 gene encoding uncharacterized protein LOC141608291 isoform X1, producing MTVGLIWLIIGMERDRYIAKNGVIMVYLATYVPDVELFMILIWMQRYSDCGKEARALQNYVHTSGAKSYANIRASFEERNNREPSVLEMFRSTHQKKDGTFVKGTVTEDFLDDADANVQTEIDIYSSTKPRVQIENEAFNKLMYEGEIPNRPVGYGFGVKQSDVFGVRSILRKEKFHNGENDGLKLQNMEKKVANLTELNEGLMKQNQDIMKMHNTNQ from the exons ATGACAGTTGGATTGATTTGGTTGATTATTGGTATGGAAAGGGACAGGTATATAGCAAAGAATGGTGTCATAATGGTGTACTTAGCCACGTATGTGCCTGATGTAGaattatttatgattttaattTGGATGCAGAGGTATTCAGATTGTGGAAAAGAAGCACGTGCACTTCAAAATTATGTTCATACATCCGGAGCTAAAAGCTATGCTAATATACGAGCTTCTTTT GAGGAGAGAAATAATAGGGAACCAAGTGTATTGGAAATGTTTAGGAGTACTCATCAAAAGAAAGACGGAACGTTTGTCAAAGGCACAGTAACTGAAGACTTTTTG GATGATGCAGATGCTAATGTTCAGACAGAAATTGATATATATTCAAGTACAAAGCCTCGCGTACAAATTGAGAATGAAGCTTTCAACAAGCTAATGTACGAGGGAGAAATCCCCAATCGTCCTGTGGGTTATGGATTTGGTGTGAAACAAAGTGATGTATTTGGTGTTCGTAGTAtattaaggaaagagaagttcCATAATGGTGAAAATGACGGGTTAAAATTACAGAATATGGAGAAAAAAGTGGCTAATTTGACCGAGTTAAATGAAGGGCTGATGAAGCAAAATCAAGATATAATGAAGATGCATAATACGAATCAATGA
- the LOC141608291 gene encoding uncharacterized protein LOC141608291 isoform X2, with translation MKEQIYQSAPFGHPHDSWIDLVDYWYGKGQRYSDCGKEARALQNYVHTSGAKSYANIRASFEERNNREPSVLEMFRSTHQKKDGTFVKGTVTEDFLDDADANVQTEIDIYSSTKPRVQIENEAFNKLMYEGEIPNRPVGYGFGVKQSDVFGVRSILRKEKFHNGENDGLKLQNMEKKVANLTELNEGLMKQNQDIMKMHNTNQ, from the exons ATGAAAGAACAGATATACCAATCTGCGCCTTTTGGACATCCTCATGACAGTTGGATTGATTTGGTTGATTATTGGTATGGAAAGGGACAG AGGTATTCAGATTGTGGAAAAGAAGCACGTGCACTTCAAAATTATGTTCATACATCCGGAGCTAAAAGCTATGCTAATATACGAGCTTCTTTT GAGGAGAGAAATAATAGGGAACCAAGTGTATTGGAAATGTTTAGGAGTACTCATCAAAAGAAAGACGGAACGTTTGTCAAAGGCACAGTAACTGAAGACTTTTTG GATGATGCAGATGCTAATGTTCAGACAGAAATTGATATATATTCAAGTACAAAGCCTCGCGTACAAATTGAGAATGAAGCTTTCAACAAGCTAATGTACGAGGGAGAAATCCCCAATCGTCCTGTGGGTTATGGATTTGGTGTGAAACAAAGTGATGTATTTGGTGTTCGTAGTAtattaaggaaagagaagttcCATAATGGTGAAAATGACGGGTTAAAATTACAGAATATGGAGAAAAAAGTGGCTAATTTGACCGAGTTAAATGAAGGGCTGATGAAGCAAAATCAAGATATAATGAAGATGCATAATACGAATCAATGA